CTATATATGTGTCCTGTTTAAGTAACTTCCCTCACAATCGTTAGATTATCTTAGGACTTCTAATAGAATGTTCATTGATTTTTTATCGTATAGTCCAAGTAATTTACACAAATTTCTACATCTATGATGACATAAAGATTTAGCTTTTCCTTGTAGGTTGCTTTccaacttttatatatttagTTTTGCTTCCTACTATTTATGACATAAAATTCATTCGGCAGCCCAGTCATTACAAAATTTTCTACCGTCTCCTTGGCATCTTAATTGGTCGTGTAGGAACTGTTGTAATCgtgataataataaatagaaatgtAGAGTTAGAGCCGAGTGTATTTCATAAGGTGTTTTTGGCAACGGTTATCTTGTTTCTTCGAAGGAAAAAGTGTGGCCAACTATGAGGTTTTGGTAGATAACTAAATAGTGAGAGAGTGACTTCATATATGTGAGAAATGGGGACCAACTCCTTTGTATGTGGGACAAATGTTCCACAGGTTTAGCCACGTGGCTAGGCACCAAAATGGTGCCCAACAGTGTGGGCTCCTGTAGTGGCCAAATGGCCACCAATGCTAAACTGCATTTACTTTAGAACGTgtctataaaaatttataattaattcttAATGAACCTAAACTTTTTAATTAGAACATATCAAAAATTCATAGCTTAAAGAAATCATTAACCCACTGAAAATATTCCATAAATTGTAGGTATTGTAACTGTTTTTGATAGGTATTCACCTGTCAAACttagaaaaatcataactctttcaatttaactctGAATGACACAaaatttagattaaaattttcttcattcaaagactcacaacatatccaaaaatcatagaaACTCATAActttttaatacctaaaaaatCCATCGAAATTATGTGGCTCTGTTTGACTAGATTATCTCTTTTGCActtgcatcttctaaaaatcataactccttccACTAGGGAAGGTCCCAAGGCTAGGCGAGTTAGGCTGTCACCTAGGGCCCCCGATTTaatatggcccaaaaaaaaaatttttaaatttcttataaaaattcaaaaaaatttaaggccccaaaattttttttaataaggcccaaaaaaaaaaaaaaaaaaatccataaaaatttaaggtctacaatcatggtaaataagtaattttaaaaaggccccaatttaataaggcttACGGTAAAATAAGAACAATTTAAAAacattgtagaaaaaaaaaatttatttttatctcaatgTAAACAATGAGATAAAGGCATGCATGCAAGTCTGTACTACATTGCATTGCATGCACGCCTAACTAGTCAATCTAGAAAACTAGAAACAAATGGCACACTTGCACACATTACACAACACACGTACATGtctgtgtttttttgtttttgtttttgtttttgtttttgtctattGTTATTTGTTAGCTTTACACGTTGGCCGATAcactttatttttgttcttcatttctTACACGCCTGCCGCCTGTTAGAAgactttttgtttgtttgtttgttttttttttttttttttggtctctttcGCCTtacttcatcttcaaccttactCTTTTAGCCTTCTGAACTTTCATGAAGATTATAGtcagatacaaaaaaaaaaaaaaaaaaatcgaccCAATCACTCAAGTTGCAAAACTCAAGTTCTACATTTGCCCCCTTAAAAATAGTTGAGGGGGGCATAAACGCATAGtcataacataattttttatttatttatttttatttgttttaccaAGGGTAAGGGGAATTTTTAGGAGTTGAGGGGGGCAAATGCCCCTCTTGACCCCTGGCTCCGCCCTTGAAAAAAGAACGTTAGAAAATCTCGAATATAAGAACTTAATAAGTAACTTTGCATCCAAAACAGCgagaagaattatttttaaataaaaatataataataatatgataataaatattaaaaaattaaaaaaataaggccaaCTTAAAAGTTTTacctaaggccccaaaatacaTTGGACCCGCCCTGCATTCCACAAATGtccaaaaatcataatttttttttttttaaaaaaaaaaatttcatttctcattattttataaGATCTTAAAATAGTTTTATGTATGGAATCTCATGTATTGACTAAACTTAAAAGAGTTGGTGGAATCTCAAGTATTTAGTCATACTTAATTTCAATAAACACTTAAGCTAAAATTCCATTGTATATGTTGTTAAATAATCTTTTCTATTAAGTATCTCCAACAATAGTTTTGGGATCCAGATCCCttcctattatgagaaaatatgagtttctcatatttttatcctaGCCGTCAGTTTCATCCAAGGGCTTCAACTATGCCACGTGTCCACTtatatcaaaaccaaaaaaacaaacacaacacacttaattatatcaaatatgattaaaaaattaattaattatttttttaaaaaaatgttaaaaaaaaaacttttttgctCAGGGCCCCCCACCCCACCTCTTGGGGAGCCAGCCCCCCCATGCTTAAGGGCGGTCACCCACAAGCCATGGGGGTGACCGCtacggccaccccctaggcaaaattgtttttgttttttaaaaaattattaattaattttttaatcaaatttgatataattaagtgtgttgtgtttgtttttttagttttaacatAAGTGGACACGTGGCATAGCTGAGGCCCTTGGATGAAACTGACAGATAggataaaaaatatgagaaactcatatttttctcataataggAGGGGATCTGAATCCGTAGTATTGTCATACATATGTAACTACAACCTCAATTTTTTGCtatttaaattaccaaaaatttaaGATGTCATCatgtatatatgtttaaatttcatttgaggcccaataaaaaaaaaaaaaaaaatttacagttTTTATACCCCATGTACAATTGTTTGCGATTTCTCATCCTCTTAATTTTAAGCTCAATAAAATGATCTCTAACATTTTTACTCTGCAAATTGTGATGCTAAATATCAATATCCCTATCTAAATTACAAAGATTACAAACCCAACCTTTAGCCATTCGGCCTCCATAAATTCCTCGACGACAATTGAAAAAATTCATCCACAAATAAAAAGGCCACAACTAAGTCAACCACTAAATTGTCCTTTCCAATTTCAATTACCACATAAACTACCCAACAAGTTTGATTACCAGATACGATATTGCCAGGGTGTTAATCAAACCATTAAACTATGATCATACCTTGGCCCAAACTTGCCAAATCTTCCATGTAACTTTAAGAAAGACGGTCTCCATATCATAAGTTAGAGACGAGTATGTTTTATAAGATGTCTTCGGCAGCGGTTATCTTGTTCCTTCGAAATTTTGAATTCAAGTCATCAACGCTTATCAAGAGATGCAAGGGGTTTGGAATCTTGCCAAAACCCCTTCATcattcaatatttcaattttggcTCCAGACACTTTTCTCACGGGTCTTTCATTCTACAAACAAAGCCATGCAGGATTAAATACCTACCTAGTTGTCTGCTGTCCTGCTATGAGTGGGGTAGGGTCTGGGACCATATCTTGTTCCCAGacctattatatataaaatggacCTGAAAGACACAAAGTAATCAACAGTGAGTGATTTGCATAAGCTCATACTGttcaattatctcaaaagacAGTGGCTTGTCCTATTGGGTGGATGAATATAAGGAGCTCCCTCCTCCGCGTCCTTGTTGGCCGTTGGTTCTTGCTTTATTTGTTGTTTACAATCATGGTGGTGGCAACTACAATCTCCACATTCATTGCTTACAAAACAGATATGGAGTTGGCGTTCGGCTACAACCAAACTGAGATTAAATTggtacttttattttttattttttatttttttatcatggaTTTTTATCTTCCCTCGGGAATAATCAATAATTTCACACCCCCATGGGTGGTGTTACTCATAGCTgcaattttcaacttttttgggAATCTTAAAGTATGGCTGGCTTTGACCAAGAGAATTGCCCATCACAAAGTTTGGCAAATGTGCTTTATCATTACCATGGCCATGATAGCACaatcttttgccaaaaatacTATATATGTGTCCTGTCTAAGTAACTTTCCTCACAATCGTTAGATTATCTTAGGCCTTCTAATGGGATATACCTTGATTATTTACCTTATAGAACAAGTAATCTATACAAATTTCTACATTTATAATGACATAAAGATTCGACTTTTGCTAGTAGGTTGCTTTCCAACTTTTGTATATTTAGCTTTGTATATTTAGCTTTGCTTCCTACTATTTGGCTGCCCAAACAATACAAAATTTGATATCGTCTCCTTGGTATGTTAATTGGTCTTGTAGGAGCTGTTGTAATCgtgataataataaatagaaaggTGGAGTTAGAGCCGAGTGTGTTTCATAAGGTGTTTTCGGCAGCAGTTATCTTGTTCCTTCGAAGGAACGAATGTGGCTAACTATGAGTTTTTGGTAGATAATTAAATAGTGAGAGAGTGACTTCATGTATGTGAGAAATGGGGACTAAACCCTTTGTATGTGGGACAAATGTCCCACAGGTTTAGCCACATGGCTAGGCACCAAAATGGTGCCCAACAGCATGGGCTCTTGCAGTGGCCAAATGGCCACCAATGCTAAATTGCATTTACTTTAGAATGTttccataaaaaattataattaatcctTAATGAACCCAAACCTTTTAACTAGAACATATCCAAAATTTGTGGCCTAACGAAATCATTAACCCACTGAAAATATTCCATAAATTGTAGGTATTGTAATTGTTTTTGATAGGTTGAACTATCAAACTTGGAAAAATCATAACTATTTCAATTTAACTCTGAATGACACAAAATTTGactcaaaattttcttcattcaaaGGCTTATAACATATTCAAAAATCATAGCAATCCATAACTTTTTGATTCCTCAACGGTCCATCGAAATTTTGATGCCTCCACTAACCCCTTAGGTAGTTAATAACTTTAGTAACCaataactactttttttttaatacatcgTTTCTATTGTAATACGATAATACAATACATACTATATAATGGTTAGCAGttttttaaaaacctaaaactgctaaacattttttcataataattgttaaagtatataaaaaaatataaagagaaaaaacaggAAAGAAAGATACAGATTAATGTGGTTCGGCCTATAGCCTACATTCACACGTCAAAGCCTTTTTTTGGCTACATCTTTCATTCACTACGtagaaattgtacaataaaatgacctatttatagttgaatgaggccaaTAATACAATaagtacataatcaatatgtaatcTATGAGAATTAGAagagttacataatcaatattTACCTATGAGAATTAGgagagttacataatcaatatgtaacttatgagaatcatgagagttacataataaatatgtaacatatgagaattatgagagttacataatcaatatataacatatgagaattatgagagtaaataatacattaatttaattcaaaacaattattttacGTTGTCTTTAAATGTCCCAATAATAACCTTCAAAAATAGTTAGAGATTAATAATCACCCGccttttttaaccgataatggATTTGGCTTAAGTCTATTTTTTTCAGCTATTTTAGTTTCATCTCGGCAACAATTCTGAACATGCATGACCTTTAtgattaaaagaatttttatttttattttttattttttttttaaagttaaaacgaagggttaaatacctcagaACCCCCCTGGAGtttgccaactttattttttttcccccctggggttttatttttatcacaggacgttcctgtggttttgataatagactaagttagtcctccgtcagttgacttaacggaatttcacgtggaccaattaaatgttgacacgtggcacctatttaatttttttttccttttaaaattaaaaaaaagtattttcaaaaaaaaaaaaaaaagaaaagaaaaacaattgggggtggctcttggctccaagggggtggagccacccctttagtgtccaagggggtggctgaaaccagcCCCAGTGGGTCCTAGGGGTGGCTctgccacccccatggagcctagggggtggccgaaaccacccccagccaccattgggggtggtttcagctaccccctaggctccatgggggtggctcgcaggACCCACTGgggatggtttcggccacccccattcggccagatgggggtggccaggccccaattgttttttgttttttgtttttttgtttttaaaatacatttttttttaattaaaaaaaaagaaaaattaaatatgtgccatttgtcaacatttgattggtccacatggaatttcgttaagtcaactaacggtcaactgacggaggactaacttggtctattatcaaaatcatagggacctcctgtgataaaaatgaaactatagagaaaaaaaaataaagttgacaaACCTCAAGAGGATATGAGGTATTTAATCCTAAAacgaaaacaaaatcaaaagcgAGGGTCTACGTGGAATCCATCCAAGTTGTCTTTATTTAAAGAGGGtccacttttttaatttatttcatagACCGTTATAATCATACATGACGTGTTTGACAGTagtatttctcaaaaataaattgtaacaTGATACTAAAATAAATTGTAACATGATACTAAGAAAATCATTCACTTATAAATTGTGTACGCACCACTTtattatgaaaaacaaaaaccgTTTATCGTTAGCATCCATATTATACTTATGTCTCTGCTAAGATTTTTATACACGAGTAAGCCAATTGGTTGTCAATTCATTATTTGCCATTCATATGAAAAGAGTTTTGGTCTCTAGATGGGTCTTTAAGGAACAAcatacttatttattaaaatttttgtttcgtcttttgttttctcttctcaaacacaatattaacttttttaaaaaaaatacaaaatatttttataaatgtCACATTAAATCACTTTCtcaaattaaaacaagaaaacatcttccaaaatacattaacaaataaatcattcgcctactttttatttatttcttttagtaTGGGGTTATTAAAGAACTTAAACTATAATCCTTTTAGAATTATGCTACTCatagaatttttaaaagttaaatcgtGTAATTAGTGTTAATCAAAAGCTatattgttttttcaaaaaaaagaaaaaaaaaacaattgatcaATAAATCCATCAGCCCCTTCCCTTTTAGAAGTGAGACAAATAATTGGGTCGCCGCGGTATAAAAGGAAATAGATCTAAGAGAAAGGGGTGGAAATGGTATTTCAGCTTAGTTCTgagttatataatatatatatatatatatagttgtggATTGCAAGCAggttcttcttttctttgcttcttcttctctgcTCCGCACCATGTGCAAGTTCCATCTTGCAGCCTGAATGCTTGTATTTCCATTCGCATTAAAATCTCTCCCCCCACAATTTAGCCGTTTCGTTGGGGTGCGTTTTTTCTTCTCAGAACTCTCTCTTCTAATTTTGCTTTCACCCGGTAAGTTttagagaaaatcaaacacAGAAACTGAGAGAATGGAGAGCATTTTGGAGCCCCAGATGTCCTCTAATGAAAATTATCATAAGGAAGATGAGGGTAATGTGGAGCTGGAATCTGACCATTTTGGGTATCTCCtcgtttgttttgttttccaatTTGTGATTATTTGTTGAAGgctttttgttttataaaattatacTACTCTCTGCTgtttttgaaccattttttcggtttttgtgtaaaaaaaaatgaaggtgcATGCATTATAGACGGAGATGCAAGATCAGAGCACCTTGTTGCGATGAGATATTCGATTGTAGGCATTGCCATAACGAATCTAAGGTTTGGGTcactttttcttcatttatttttcaagttgCTAGAATTTTTTTGTCAGATGAGTTTTTTAGAAAACTAAGTAGGTGAATAGTCTTCCTTTTGATGGTTTTGGATCAGAATTCAATGGAAGTCGATCCTTTCGATCGCCACGACGTTCCTCGCCATGATTTGAAAAGGGTTAGTGTATCTCTCACTCAAATCTTTTTGGCAGCTATTTTTGGCGTGGAATAAATATGCTTCTTTAAATTCTACTGGTAAACCGGATATTCCAAGGAATCGAAAGCTGGAAAAAATGACTTTTGATTTTGTGGGGTCGTTCTGTACATGGATTTGTTcatgttgtttttgttgtgaCTATCCAAAATGTTGTCCGGGCGTTCTATCAAAAGATTCAGACTTTACTGATAAGAATCAGCACGTAtcatttgtttttagttttttattttttaaatttaataatgggCTACGCAAATCCCCTTTTTATCTTCATCTCTAGTGCTCTTGAATAATATCATAAACAAATAATAGTACTGATTCAGTAAATTTTCTGCTATTTATCTGTGTTTCAGGTAATCTGCTCCTTGTGTGGTACAGAGCAAGATGTATGTCTCCAGAACTTCATGATAGGGTTGTGATTCTATTTGGATAATAATAATGGTTTTGCTTTCTCTTTGATTGCCTATCAGGTTCAACAGAAGTGCATTCAATGTGGGGTTTGCATGGGGAAATACTTTTGTGACAAATGCAAGTTCTTTGATGACGATGTAAGCCTCTtagttcattttctttaaaaagctCATGCCCGTTTGTAAGCTTGtgaatcgattttttttttttcttttgccagGTTTCAAAGAAGCAATACCATTGTGATGAATGTGGTATATGCAGGTTAAAaccttcttcaaatttttcttccttttactttCATTATCTCGCCTCCGGTGTAACTCCTAAGATATGCATCTTACTTTAGTTGAATTTGATATTGCAGAACTGGAGGCAAGGAGAACTTTTTCCACTGTAATACATGTGGTAAGATTTTGAATTCCTAATTCGTTTCCTTAGAAATTGTATCGGTTGTTCTTATTTGGATAATAAGATTGGAAATTTTCATTGTATCAGGATGTTGCTATCCAACAATGTTGAAAGATTCACACAGTTGTGTTGAAAAAGCAATGCACCACAATTGCCCGGTTTGCTTTGAGGTAAATTTAGGAGAATGAAATATTTAAGTAGGAATTGAAAAAGCTCCATTTCGGATGTACAGTGATGCATTCTGCTTCCTTGTGCAGTTTCTgtttgataccatgaaagacATTACGGTTTTGCGTTGTGGACACACCATACATTTGGAATGTGTGAAAGAGATGGAACGGCATTACCAGTAAgttctttagaaaataaaggaaGCTGTTGACTTATGTTGATTATTTGTGAAACTTTGGTGCtgcttttttttctcaaataggATGAACCTTTTACAGGTACTCATGCCCTGTTTGCTCAAAATCCTATTGTGATATGTCTCGCGTGTGGGAAAAACTTGATCAGGAGGTAAATCAATAGCATGCTGATTCTAACTTTACAAAAAAGTCATATGATGTGCTTCTATGATGACCCAAAAGAGTTAGGTATTGGTTTGCTGGGTACTTATATACTTGTAGAAAAACTGATCCCTTATGCATactaactttttttgaaaacaaaactcAGGTTGCATCAACACCTATGCCTCAGATGTATCAAAATAAGATGGTAAGACATATTTTGATCAATGTGGGAATGATTTGTGAAACTAGGTTGATCAAACTATGGAATATCCTGAATTTTCTGTCTCATTTTCGTTTAGGTTTGGATCCTCTGCAACGACTGTGGGAAAACATCTGAGGTGAATTTCCACATTTTGGCGCACAAGTGCTTAGAATGCAAATCCTACAACACAAGGCGGACGCGAGGAGGGCCTGCTTCATGCTCATCAAGGATTGCTGAGATGGCGAGATGACAGACTTATTGGTAGGTGATCAGAGGTATCTCTACCTCAAGATTCATGCTCAACAGTCTCATTGGGGGAAGAGTGGGAGTATtcactttctcttctcttcttttctttctatgttCGCTACCTCTGAAATATTTGCTCTGGTGAGCTGCTTATTTGTTGGTTGAGGTAGTAAATTATCATTTCGGAGGACAAAATATGTTGAAGGTGAAATAACAAGAGTGGAATAACTTCTTTCTCAACCATAAAGGAAGAGACTTCTCAGCCATTGTGAGGCTGCAATGGGTCCTGCATTCAACTCAGCATACTGCAATTAAGTCAATCAATATAGTATAGACTATAGAGGTATTGCGATTGAGTGGATTAACTTGAGcatcaccccaaaaaaaaagaagaccaaaTCTCTTATACTAATTTGTTGTGACAAAATAATTTCCTcattgcaaaaaaattgaaaagaacagaATAAAAGCAAGCCAATCACACATGACAC
Above is a genomic segment from Corylus avellana chromosome ca9, CavTom2PMs-1.0 containing:
- the LOC132191770 gene encoding E3 ubiquitin-protein ligase RZFP34-like, translated to MESILEPQMSSNENYHKEDEGNVELESDHFGCMHYRRRCKIRAPCCDEIFDCRHCHNESKNSMEVDPFDRHDVPRHDLKRVICSLCGTEQDVQQKCIQCGVCMGKYFCDKCKFFDDDVSKKQYHCDECGICRTGGKENFFHCNTCGCCYPTMLKDSHSCVEKAMHHNCPVCFEFLFDTMKDITVLRCGHTIHLECVKEMERHYQYSCPVCSKSYCDMSRVWEKLDQEVASTPMPQMYQNKMVWILCNDCGKTSEVNFHILAHKCLECKSYNTRRTRGGPASCSSRIAEMAR